The stretch of DNA GATTTAGCGATCGCAAGACTTTGTCAAGCAGCAACAAAACATGATGGCAGTTTAATTTTGTTCTTATTGGAACAGGTAGTTTCTGGTTACAAACCCAATTATTTACCAGAACAAGAACCTAAACATAATAATCGAACTCAATTTAGCTTGATTAATTCTAGTGAAACTTTAGCCGAAATAAATAATAAAATCTTAACTATTGCTAATTTTAATCGACTAAAAACTCAAGACTTAGAACAAGCTTTACAACAAGTTATTAATCGTCAAGAATTACGTTTATATTATCAACCGATAGTTAACTTAGCTACAGGACAAATTTGTGAATTTGAAGCTTTAATACGCTGGCATCATCCTCAGTGGGGAGAACTAACTCCGATTAAATTTCTTCCTTTAGCTGAAGCTTCTGGTTCGCTGATACCAATTACAGAATGGGTCATTAAAGAAGTCTGTCGCCAACTTTATACTTGGCAAAAAGAATTTCCCAATCAACAGTTTTGGAGTGTCAGTATTAATATTCCCAGCATTCAAATTTTGCAACCGAATTTAATCAGACATATTAAATCTTGTTTAAAACAATATGATTTAAAACCTCAGAGTTTAAAACTAGAAATTTCTGAAAATGTCCTGCGAGAAAATCCCTATAGCGCAATGGGAATAGTTTCTCAATTACATAATATTGGGATTCAATTGCAGATCGATAACTTTGGCAGAATTTGTCCGCTTTATAACCAGTTGCACTCTAATTTACTTTACAAACAATTTAACAGAATCAAGATTGATCGTTTTCTAATTAATCGCATTGATAAAGATCTCGAAAGTTTTGAAATAGTTAGTTCTATTGCCAGTAATATAAACAACTTCGGATTAGAAATTGTGGCTACGGGAATTGAAACGAAAATGCAATTACAACAATTAGGAGAAATAAATTGTAGTCACGGACAAGGTTATTTCTTTTCTAGACCAATGACCGTTCAACAATTGCCGAAGTTGCTGCTTGAAAATTTAATACCAAGTCTTTAAATACGACGTTTCTTAATTCTCGTAAGGTAAATTAACACCTTAATTTTTGTTAATAGTTGATAGTTAATGGTTAATTGGCAGAAAGTAAAAAAAAGGTAAAAGACTTAATCTTATTACCTATTCCCTATTAACTGATAACTGGTCACTGATAACTGATAACTGAATAATGGTGTATTTCTGACTTCGAAAATTGCTATAAACCAACAATAAATAGGAAAATTGAGGTGAAGTAAAAGTAGATGAAAATCGAATTGCGATCGCAAAAGATCTTCGATTTATGGAGTAAGTTAACTCGTGGTTCTATCAATAAAAAAATTTTTGGAGCTGCTTTAACTGTTGGTATCTTAACTGCTTTAGTCAAGTTTATTTCTGTAGGTAAAGAACTAGTAGTTGCTTGGAAATTTGGCACTGGAGATCAATTAGATGCATTTTTAATTGCTTTAGTCGTTCCTTCTTTTGTGATTAATGTAGTTGCTGGTTCGTTCCAATCTTCTTTAATTCCTGTATACATCAAAGCTAGAGAGCAGGAAGGACGAATAACTACTCAAAAATTGTTATCAAATATCTTTATTGTAGCGACAATATTTTTAATAGCGATCGCAATTGCTACAGTTTTGATGACTCCTCTCTATCTACCCTTATTGGCATCGGGTTTTTCAACCGAAAAATTAGTTTTGACTGAACGGTTAATTTGGGTAATTTCTCCTTTAATTCTCTTATCTGGAATTGTCAGCATTTGGGGAGGGGTTCTGAATGCAGGAGAACGTTTTGCTCTAGCTGCTTTCTCTCCTGCCACTACTCCCATTGCCACAATAATTTTATTATTCGTTTTTCCTGATTGGGGAATTTTTGCTTTAGCAATAGGGTTACTTTTGGGCAGTCTGGTCGAAATTGCTATTTTAGGCATCGGTTTGCGTCGACAAAAAGTGGAAATAATACCGCGATGGACAGGATTTGATGGTAATTTAACGGAAGTTAGTCGCCAATATTTACCAGTGGTTACTGGTGCTTTTTTAATGTGTAGTGCTAACTTGGTAGACCAATCAATGGCAGCCATGTTACCAGCAGGAAGTGTTTCTGCATTAGGCTATGCCAATCGTGTCATCGCTTTACCTTTAACGTTAATTACTCTAGCTTTAGGTACGGCGGTTATTCCCTATTTTTCTAAAACTATTGCTCAAAAAAATTGGACTCAAGTAGAACGTACTTTTAGATTGTATTTAAAATTAATTTTTGTCAGTACGATTCCTTTGACAATTGCTTTTATAATCGCCTCTAAACTGATAGTTCAATTATTATTCGAGAGAGGTTCTTTTACTGCAGAAGATACTAATATAGTTTACCCCATTCAAATTTGTTATGCTTTGCAAATTCCTTTTTATATTGCTGCAATTTTTGTAGTTAGATTAATTAATTCTTTGGGTATCAATTATTTTTTAGCCTGGGGATCGGCGATTAATTTAATTTTTAATATTGTTGGCAATTATGTTTTGATGGCTTGGTTAGGGGTCAAAGGAATTGCTTTATCTACTAGTTTGGTTTATTTAATTTCTTTTATTTTTTTATATGTAGTAACTAACAAACATTTAAATAAAATATGTTTGCAAAATGAATGAGGACAAACTTAACATCACATTAGTAATTTCAACTCTAAGTAGCGGAGGAGCAGAGCGAGTTTTAGTTTTGTTAGCCGAAGGTTTAATCGCTCAAGGACATCGAGTTACTGTGGTAACTTTTTCCGCTCAAAATAGCGATTTTTATCAATTACCGCCAGAAGCATCTCGTTTAGCTTTGGGAATTATGAGCGAGTCAGCCAACCCAATTGAAGGTTTGATTGCCAATATTCAAAGAATCGGCAGCTTAAAACGTGCGCTCAAATCGACTAAACCGAATGTAGTTATTTCTTTTTTGAGAATAACCAATATCTGTACGATCTTAGCTTGTTTCGGCGCAAAATATCCTGTGATCGTTACTGAACACAACGACCCACAAGTTTTTTCCTATGGCAAAATTTGGGAAACTCTACGACGCTGGACTTATCCTCAATCATCGATGGTAGTCAGTGTTAGTAAAGGAGTAGATAGCAGCCTGAAACCTTTATCGGCAAACAAACGTGCTGTAATCTATAATCCCATTGTAATTGTTGAAAAGACCCAAAGCGATCGCCTTCCAGAATCGGTAGACTCTAGCAAAAACTGGATTGTCAGTATGGGTCGCTTAACCGAACAAAAAGGATTCGATTTATTACTTCAAGCTTTTGGAAAAATTGCACCTTTGTTTCCCGATTGGCAATTACTAATTTTGGGAAAAGGAGAACTGCGAGAAGAGTTAGAAAATCAAAAAAATGCGCTCGGTTTAACCAACAAAGTCGTTTTTACGGGAGCTTTAACCAATCCTGTTCGGGTTTTGAAACAAGCTAAATTTTTCGTCATGGCTTCTCGTAATGAAGGCTTTCCAATGGCTCACGGTGAAGCATTAGCTTGTGGCTTGCCAGTCATTGCAACCGATTGTCCAAGCGGTCCCAGGGAAATGATTCGCCATGAAATAGATGGAATTTTAATACCCAATGGAGATGTATCGGCGTTGGCTACTGCTATGAAAAGTTTGATCACAGATGAGCAAAAACGACGAAGATTGGCTGCTAAAGCTCCAGAAGTAATTCAAAGATTCAATCTAGAACGAAT from Stanieria cyanosphaera PCC 7437 encodes:
- a CDS encoding glycosyltransferase family 4 protein gives rise to the protein MNEDKLNITLVISTLSSGGAERVLVLLAEGLIAQGHRVTVVTFSAQNSDFYQLPPEASRLALGIMSESANPIEGLIANIQRIGSLKRALKSTKPNVVISFLRITNICTILACFGAKYPVIVTEHNDPQVFSYGKIWETLRRWTYPQSSMVVSVSKGVDSSLKPLSANKRAVIYNPIVIVEKTQSDRLPESVDSSKNWIVSMGRLTEQKGFDLLLQAFGKIAPLFPDWQLLILGKGELREELENQKNALGLTNKVVFTGALTNPVRVLKQAKFFVMASRNEGFPMAHGEALACGLPVIATDCPSGPREMIRHEIDGILIPNGDVSALATAMKSLITDEQKRRRLAAKAPEVIQRFNLERIVEEWESLMYGLIKEKIQ
- the murJ gene encoding murein biosynthesis integral membrane protein MurJ, producing the protein MKIELRSQKIFDLWSKLTRGSINKKIFGAALTVGILTALVKFISVGKELVVAWKFGTGDQLDAFLIALVVPSFVINVVAGSFQSSLIPVYIKAREQEGRITTQKLLSNIFIVATIFLIAIAIATVLMTPLYLPLLASGFSTEKLVLTERLIWVISPLILLSGIVSIWGGVLNAGERFALAAFSPATTPIATIILLFVFPDWGIFALAIGLLLGSLVEIAILGIGLRRQKVEIIPRWTGFDGNLTEVSRQYLPVVTGAFLMCSANLVDQSMAAMLPAGSVSALGYANRVIALPLTLITLALGTAVIPYFSKTIAQKNWTQVERTFRLYLKLIFVSTIPLTIAFIIASKLIVQLLFERGSFTAEDTNIVYPIQICYALQIPFYIAAIFVVRLINSLGINYFLAWGSAINLIFNIVGNYVLMAWLGVKGIALSTSLVYLISFIFLYVVTNKHLNKICLQNE